The following proteins are co-located in the Pseudomonas cavernae genome:
- a CDS encoding VacJ family lipoprotein: protein MLALLLASSLAHAEHSTDEDGFTRPIEHLQFNPGLDQREFERSSLDALHVYDPWEGWNRRVYHFNYRFDEWVFLPVVRGYRYVTPHFVRSGVSNFFSNLGDIPNLLNSLLQFKGQRSLETTGRLLVNTTIGVVGLWDPATKFGLPKQSEDFGQTLGFYGAPSGPYLMLPLLGPSNLRDTGGLVVDYVADYEINFLNVPETSSDHPEISLLRAVDKRHSTNFRYGQTDSPFEYEKIRYVYTEARKLQIAE, encoded by the coding sequence CTGCTTGCCCTGCTCCTCGCCAGCAGCCTGGCCCATGCCGAGCACAGCACCGACGAGGACGGCTTTACCCGGCCGATCGAACACCTGCAGTTCAACCCCGGCCTCGATCAGCGCGAGTTCGAGCGCTCGAGCCTCGACGCGCTGCATGTCTACGACCCCTGGGAAGGCTGGAACCGACGGGTCTACCACTTCAACTACCGCTTCGACGAATGGGTGTTCCTGCCGGTGGTGCGTGGCTACCGCTACGTCACTCCGCATTTCGTCCGCAGCGGCGTGAGCAACTTCTTCAGCAACCTCGGCGACATCCCCAACCTGCTCAACAGCCTGCTGCAGTTCAAGGGCCAGCGCTCGCTGGAAACCACCGGGCGCCTGCTGGTCAACACCACGATCGGTGTGGTCGGGCTCTGGGATCCGGCAACCAAATTCGGCCTACCCAAGCAGAGCGAGGATTTTGGCCAGACCCTCGGCTTCTATGGCGCTCCCAGCGGCCCCTACCTGATGCTGCCGCTGCTTGGCCCGTCCAACCTGCGCGACACCGGCGGCCTGGTGGTGGACTACGTGGCCGACTACGAGATCAACTTCCTCAACGTGCCGGAAACCAGCAGCGACCACCCGGAAATCAGCCTGCTGCGGGCGGTGGACAAGCGCCACAGCACCAACTTCCGCTACGGCCAGACCGACTCGCCGTTCGAGTACGAGAAGATCCGCTACGTCTACACCGAGGCGCGCAAGCTGCAGATCGCCGAGTGA
- the lapD gene encoding cyclic di-GMP receptor LapD, translated as MSLLKQLFIAICLFLVVAFTGSFISGVENSREQLRSQLRSHAQDAATALGLSLTPHVDDPAMIELMVSSIFDSGYFATIRVVRIPGDEVVVERRTTTTPDQVPRWFVKLVNLAPQGGDALIMRGWEQAARVEVLSHPQFALAKLWDSAIGSLGWLLLCGLVSAILGGWLLRTQLRPLDDMVQQAQAISRREFLSLPKVPRTPELKRVVQAMNQMVEKLKTLFAEEAARSEKLREEAYQDSLTGLANRRLFDISLANQLIASEQNAAGYLLLLRVNDLGGLNQRLGGQRTDALIGAIGEQLKQLLEQPSRSDWLASRSRGGEFALLAPGLVGEDAERLAKQLSDALENLRQTGASDCTPVAHLGIAAFRPGEAVGQVIGRADQALAQAQSTPSKPWERLDDFNTLPSQGLNDWRSWIDDALQKSKLQLYFQPVVECAGNGKLLHQKVLARLLDPQGEAIAAGRFLPWIERLGWAARFDLAMLEHSLAHLAQHPQPIALSLSAATLHEAASRERLLALLKAHPQQASLLTLEADERHLPPAAELERLSQAIREAGYGLGLQHFGGRFSLIGNLTHLGLSYLKIDGTYIRAIDQESDKRLFIEAMFRATNSIDLPLIAEMVESPGELAALKELGIHGAMGRLIGAPLPWPNS; from the coding sequence ATGTCATTACTCAAGCAACTGTTCATCGCCATCTGCCTGTTTCTGGTGGTGGCCTTCACCGGCAGCTTCATTTCCGGAGTGGAAAACTCGCGCGAGCAGTTGCGCAGCCAGTTGCGCTCCCACGCCCAGGATGCCGCCACTGCCCTCGGCCTGTCGCTGACCCCGCATGTCGACGATCCGGCGATGATCGAACTGATGGTCAGCTCGATCTTCGACAGCGGCTACTTCGCCACCATCCGCGTGGTGCGCATCCCCGGCGATGAAGTGGTCGTCGAGCGGCGCACCACCACTACGCCGGACCAGGTGCCACGCTGGTTCGTCAAACTGGTCAACCTCGCGCCGCAGGGCGGCGACGCGCTGATCATGCGCGGCTGGGAACAGGCGGCGCGGGTCGAAGTGCTCAGCCACCCGCAATTCGCCCTGGCCAAACTCTGGGACAGCGCCATCGGCAGCCTTGGTTGGCTGCTGCTGTGCGGGCTGGTCAGTGCCATCCTCGGTGGCTGGCTGCTGCGCACCCAACTCCGACCGCTGGACGACATGGTCCAGCAGGCCCAGGCCATCAGCCGCCGCGAGTTCCTCAGCCTGCCCAAGGTGCCTCGCACACCGGAGCTCAAACGCGTGGTGCAGGCGATGAATCAGATGGTCGAGAAGCTCAAGACCCTGTTCGCCGAGGAGGCCGCGCGCAGCGAGAAACTACGCGAGGAAGCCTATCAGGACAGCCTCACCGGCTTGGCCAACCGCCGCCTGTTCGACATCAGCCTGGCCAACCAGCTGATCGCCAGCGAGCAGAACGCCGCCGGCTACCTGCTGCTGCTGCGGGTCAATGATCTCGGCGGTCTCAACCAGCGCCTGGGCGGGCAGCGCACCGATGCGCTGATCGGCGCCATCGGCGAGCAGCTCAAGCAGTTGCTCGAACAGCCCAGCCGCAGCGACTGGCTGGCCTCGCGCAGCCGCGGCGGCGAATTCGCCCTGCTCGCCCCCGGCCTGGTCGGCGAGGATGCCGAGCGCCTGGCCAAGCAGCTCAGCGATGCCCTGGAGAACCTGCGCCAGACCGGCGCCAGCGACTGCACGCCGGTGGCGCATCTGGGCATTGCCGCCTTCCGCCCCGGCGAAGCGGTCGGCCAGGTCATCGGTCGCGCCGACCAGGCCCTGGCCCAAGCCCAAAGCACCCCAAGCAAACCCTGGGAGCGCCTGGATGACTTCAATACCCTGCCCAGCCAGGGGCTGAACGACTGGCGCAGTTGGATCGATGACGCCCTGCAGAAGAGCAAGCTGCAGCTGTATTTCCAGCCCGTGGTGGAATGTGCGGGCAACGGCAAGCTGCTGCACCAGAAAGTCCTCGCGCGCCTGCTCGATCCGCAAGGCGAAGCCATCGCCGCCGGCCGCTTCCTGCCCTGGATCGAACGCCTCGGCTGGGCCGCGCGCTTCGACCTGGCGATGCTCGAACACAGCCTCGCCCATCTCGCCCAACACCCGCAGCCGATCGCCCTCAGCCTGTCGGCGGCGACCCTGCATGAAGCCGCCAGCCGCGAACGCCTGCTGGCCCTGCTCAAGGCGCACCCGCAACAGGCGAGCCTGCTGACCCTGGAGGCCGACGAACGCCACCTGCCGCCGGCGGCCGAGCTGGAGCGCCTGAGTCAGGCCATCCGCGAGGCGGGCTATGGTCTCGGCCTGCAACACTTCGGCGGCCGCTTCAGCCTGATCGGCAACCTCACCCACCTGGGACTGAGTTATCTGAAAATCGACGGCACTTATATTCGCGCCATCGACCAGGAAAGTGACAAGCGCCTGTTCATCGAAGCGATGTTCCGCGCCACCAACAGCATCGACCTGCCGCTGATCGCGGAGATGGTGGAAAGCCCCGGCGAACTGGCGGCGCTCAAGGAACTGGGCATCCACGGCGCCATGGGCCGCCTGATCGGTGCGCCGCTGCCGTGGCCGAACAGTTAA
- a CDS encoding YecA family protein, translating to MSFAEQLTRLQAFLDADELHEEALDYVAAHGYLTALSICPEQVPEREWIDALFAEPPHYRDDAERVETEATLIQLKAHITRLLGADDDLELPCELDLGDEPDDSDIRGWCIGFMEGVFLREAVWFEDAEDEVSELLLPIMVGSGLFDEQPEFSDIARDRHLMDEMIAQIPELLTALFLLCNAPEEKPALLKPRHH from the coding sequence ATGTCCTTCGCCGAGCAATTGACCCGCCTGCAAGCCTTTCTCGATGCCGATGAACTGCATGAGGAAGCCTTGGACTACGTGGCCGCCCACGGCTACCTGACCGCGCTGTCGATCTGCCCGGAGCAGGTACCGGAGCGCGAGTGGATCGACGCCCTGTTCGCCGAGCCGCCGCACTACCGCGACGACGCCGAGCGGGTAGAGACCGAAGCCACGCTGATCCAGCTGAAGGCGCATATCACCCGCCTGCTGGGCGCCGACGACGACCTGGAACTGCCCTGCGAACTCGACCTCGGCGACGAGCCGGACGACTCGGACATCCGCGGCTGGTGCATCGGTTTCATGGAAGGCGTGTTCCTGCGCGAAGCGGTATGGTTCGAGGATGCCGAGGACGAAGTCAGCGAGTTGCTGCTGCCGATCATGGTCGGCTCCGGGCTGTTCGATGAGCAACCGGAGTTCAGCGATATCGCCCGCGATCGTCATCTGATGGACGAGATGATCGCGCAGATCCCGGAACTGCTCACCGCCCTGTTCCTGCTGTGCAACGCACCTGAAGAGAAACCTGCGCTGCTCAAACCCCGTCATCACTAA
- the lapG gene encoding cysteine protease LapG encodes MQPRQRPQGWHERPPAAGLGFGLLLGLLFVAASVLANWDFAVILQNAEQRYGNLGQAKPRIEAWSQLIDASSELPEADKLRAVNGFFNRQLRFVDDSRNWRQNDYWATPLEALVKGAGDCEDYSLAKYFTLRRLGIPSEKLRITYVKAIQYNQAHMVLTYYASPGAEPLVLDNLIGEIRPASQRKDLLPVYAFNAEGLYLPGTAGKKSDTKKLSRWQDLLQKMRAEGFAIGAG; translated from the coding sequence ATGCAGCCACGGCAGCGCCCTCAAGGATGGCACGAGCGCCCGCCAGCGGCTGGTCTGGGGTTTGGGCTGTTGCTCGGCCTGTTGTTCGTGGCGGCCAGCGTCCTGGCCAACTGGGACTTCGCCGTGATCCTGCAGAACGCCGAGCAGCGCTATGGCAACCTGGGTCAGGCGAAACCCCGCATCGAAGCCTGGAGCCAACTGATCGATGCCAGCAGCGAGCTGCCGGAGGCGGACAAGCTGCGCGCGGTCAACGGCTTCTTCAACCGCCAACTGCGCTTCGTCGACGACAGCCGTAACTGGCGGCAGAATGACTACTGGGCCACGCCGCTCGAGGCGTTGGTCAAGGGCGCCGGCGACTGCGAAGACTATTCCCTGGCCAAATACTTCACCCTGCGCCGCCTCGGCATCCCCAGCGAGAAGCTGCGCATCACCTACGTCAAGGCGATCCAGTACAACCAGGCGCACATGGTGCTGACCTATTACGCCAGCCCCGGTGCCGAACCGCTGGTGCTGGATAACCTGATCGGCGAAATCCGTCCCGCTTCGCAACGCAAAGACCTGCTGCCGGTATATGCCTTCAATGCCGAGGGCCTCTATTTGCCGGGCACCGCGGGCAAGAAGAGCGACACCAAGAAACTCTCGCGCTGGCAGGACTTGCTGCAAAAGATGCGCGCCGAAGGCTTTGCCATCGGTGCTGGCTAG
- a CDS encoding YbaN family protein: MQLSRNVSLRYALLAIGWLSVVLGVIGIFVPVLPTTPFLLLATACFARSSERFYHWLVEHPKLGPWIRDYLNGQGIPLKGKVYAIGLMWASIALSCYLVPLPWARAFMLTSAVLVSLYILKQKTLPNR; this comes from the coding sequence ATGCAGCTAAGCCGTAATGTTTCCCTGCGCTACGCCCTGCTGGCCATCGGCTGGTTGAGCGTGGTGCTGGGGGTGATCGGCATCTTCGTCCCGGTGCTGCCGACCACGCCCTTCCTCTTGCTGGCCACCGCCTGCTTCGCGCGCAGTTCCGAACGCTTCTACCACTGGCTGGTCGAGCACCCCAAGCTCGGCCCGTGGATCCGCGACTATCTCAACGGCCAGGGCATCCCGCTCAAGGGCAAGGTCTACGCCATCGGCCTGATGTGGGCGAGCATCGCCCTCTCCTGCTACCTGGTGCCGCTGCCCTGGGCGCGCGCCTTCATGCTCACCAGTGCGGTGCTGGTCAGCCTGTACATCCTCAAGCAGAAGACCCTGCCAAACCGTTGA
- a CDS encoding serine/threonine protein kinase: MSGLSRLASLLGGLVLSVPLSAAELDAASYGYPLTNPFEATIATTPPELRPELPADDDIDQADYALKLRPEREFELPENFWPVTKLRYRLAKQDQPAPLVFVIAGTGAPYSSTLAEYLKKLFYGAGYHVVQLSSPTSYDFMAAASRHATPGISAEDADDLYRVMQAVRAQHPDLPITDFYLTGYSLGALEAAFVSKLDETRRSFNFKRVLLLNPPVNLYTSITNLDRLVQTKVKGIDDTTTFYQLVLNKLTRYFQQKGYIDINDAMLYDFQQSKQHLSDEQMAMLIGTSFRFSSADLAFTSDLINRRGLITPPNYPIKEGTSLAPFLTRALQCDFDCYIGEQLVPMWRARTDGGSLLQMIDQVSLYALEDYLKSSDKIAVMHNADDVILGPGDLGFLRRSLGKRLTLYPHGGHCGNLNYRVNAQDMLEFFRG; this comes from the coding sequence ATGTCCGGCCTTTCTCGTCTCGCCAGCCTTCTCGGAGGTCTCGTCCTCAGTGTGCCGTTGTCGGCCGCCGAACTGGATGCAGCCAGCTATGGCTATCCGCTGACTAACCCGTTCGAGGCGACTATCGCCACCACGCCGCCGGAGTTGCGCCCCGAGCTGCCCGCCGACGACGATATCGATCAGGCCGACTACGCCCTCAAGCTGCGCCCGGAGCGCGAGTTCGAGCTGCCGGAGAACTTCTGGCCGGTCACCAAGCTGCGCTACCGCCTGGCCAAGCAAGACCAGCCGGCGCCGCTGGTATTCGTCATCGCCGGCACCGGCGCCCCCTACTCCAGCACCCTCGCCGAATATCTGAAGAAGCTGTTCTATGGGGCCGGCTACCACGTGGTGCAACTGTCGTCGCCGACCAGCTACGACTTCATGGCCGCCGCCTCCCGGCACGCCACGCCGGGAATTTCCGCCGAGGATGCCGACGACCTCTATCGAGTCATGCAGGCCGTGCGCGCCCAGCATCCCGACCTGCCGATCACCGACTTCTACCTCACCGGCTACAGCCTCGGCGCCCTGGAAGCCGCCTTCGTCAGCAAGCTCGACGAGACCCGGCGCAGCTTCAACTTCAAGCGTGTGCTGCTGCTCAACCCGCCGGTCAACCTCTACACCTCGATCACCAACCTCGATCGCCTGGTGCAAACCAAGGTCAAGGGCATCGACGACACCACCACCTTCTATCAACTGGTGCTGAACAAGCTGACCCGCTACTTCCAGCAGAAGGGCTACATCGACATCAACGATGCCATGCTCTATGACTTCCAGCAGTCTAAGCAGCATCTGTCGGACGAGCAGATGGCCATGCTGATCGGCACCTCGTTCCGCTTCTCCTCGGCCGACCTCGCCTTCACCTCGGACCTGATCAACCGCCGCGGCCTGATCACCCCGCCGAACTATCCGATCAAGGAAGGCACCAGCCTCGCGCCCTTCCTCACGCGCGCCCTGCAATGCGACTTCGACTGCTATATCGGCGAACAGCTGGTGCCGATGTGGCGGGCGCGCACCGATGGCGGCAGCCTGTTGCAAATGATCGATCAGGTCAGTCTGTACGCCCTCGAGGACTACCTGAAGAGCAGCGACAAGATTGCCGTGATGCACAACGCCGACGACGTGATCCTCGGCCCCGGCGACCTCGGCTTCCTGCGCCGCAGCCTGGGCAAGCGACTGACCCTCTACCCGCACGGCGGCCACTGCGGCAACCTCAACTACCGCGTCAACGCCCAAGACATGCTGGAGTTCTTCCGTGGCTAA